One Actinosynnema pretiosum DNA segment encodes these proteins:
- a CDS encoding ArsR/SmtB family transcription factor: MGAREQVATTQDWQQVPPDAHVDAAVDGFRMLADGTRLRMMWLLCGDEYDVTTLAGAVGIARPAVSQHLAKLKLAGLVSVRRDGRRAVYRARGGHVRRLLAEAVEAADHHVTGRPDHD, from the coding sequence ATGGGCGCGCGCGAACAGGTGGCAACAACGCAGGACTGGCAACAGGTGCCGCCGGACGCGCACGTCGACGCGGCCGTCGACGGGTTCCGGATGCTGGCCGACGGGACGCGGCTGCGGATGATGTGGCTGCTGTGCGGCGACGAGTACGACGTGACCACCCTCGCGGGCGCGGTCGGCATCGCGCGGCCCGCCGTGTCGCAGCACCTGGCCAAGCTCAAGCTCGCCGGACTGGTGTCGGTGCGGCGAGACGGGCGACGGGCGGTCTACCGGGCGCGCGGCGGGCACGTGCGGCGGCTGCTGGCCGAGGCCGTCGAGGCGGCCGACCACCACGTGACCGGGCGGCCGGATCACGACTAG
- the efeU gene encoding iron uptake transporter permease EfeU has protein sequence MFTRRQREVDRVEHVFGSAVFGSALIGLREGLEAALVVSVLVAYLVKTDRRRELRWVWLGVGIAVALSVGAGALITFTSASLDFRAQEAFGGTMSLIAVVFVTGMVFWMRGAARRIGGELRGRLDEAAGIGPVAVVALAFLAVGREGLETAVFFYAAAQSAGQNGGPLTGFLIGLAIAVALAWAIYRGALSIDLSRFFTVTGVLLVFVAAGVLAYGLHDLQEAALIPGLDVLAFDLSGPVPEDSWYGALLKGVFNYSARTTVVQAIAWSVYVVVTLPLFLRPARTRVAPTQGEVK, from the coding sequence ATGTTCACCCGGCGGCAGCGGGAGGTGGACCGGGTGGAGCACGTGTTCGGCAGCGCGGTGTTCGGCAGCGCGCTGATCGGCCTCAGGGAGGGCCTGGAAGCGGCGCTGGTGGTGAGCGTCCTGGTGGCGTACCTCGTCAAGACCGACCGGCGGCGCGAGCTGCGGTGGGTCTGGCTGGGCGTCGGGATCGCGGTGGCGCTGTCGGTGGGCGCGGGCGCGCTGATCACGTTCACGAGCGCCTCGCTGGACTTCCGGGCGCAGGAGGCGTTCGGCGGGACCATGTCGCTGATCGCGGTGGTGTTCGTGACCGGCATGGTGTTCTGGATGCGCGGCGCGGCCCGCCGGATCGGCGGGGAGCTGCGCGGCAGGCTCGACGAGGCCGCCGGGATCGGACCGGTCGCCGTCGTGGCGCTGGCGTTCCTGGCGGTCGGCCGCGAGGGCCTGGAGACGGCGGTCTTCTTCTACGCCGCCGCCCAGTCCGCCGGGCAGAACGGCGGCCCGCTCACCGGGTTCCTGATCGGGCTCGCGATCGCGGTCGCGCTGGCCTGGGCCATCTACCGGGGCGCGCTGAGCATCGACCTGTCCCGGTTCTTCACGGTCACCGGCGTGCTGCTGGTGTTCGTGGCCGCGGGCGTCCTCGCCTACGGCCTGCACGACCTCCAGGAAGCCGCGCTGATCCCCGGACTGGACGTGCTCGCGTTCGACCTGTCCGGGCCGGTCCCCGAGGACTCCTGGTACGGCGCGCTGCTCAAGGGCGTCTTCAACTACTCGGCGCGCACGACCGTCGTCCAAGCCATCGCCTGGTCGGTGTACGTGGTGGTCACGCTGCCGCTGTTCCTGCGTCCCGCGCGCACGCGGGTCGCCCCGACACAGGGAGAAGTGAAGTGA
- the efeO gene encoding iron uptake system protein EfeO: MKRVAALVLGALALSACSSATPEAASPGGPIAVEASDSACGVARTEADAGTITFEVTNRGARITEFYLYAEGDRIMGEVENIAPGLTRRLLVEVPDGGAYQTSCRPGMAGDGIRAAFTVKGAAARQADADTRLGEATAGYQRYVNSQADSLLAKTTEFATAVKDGKAEEAKALYPVARTYWERIEPVAESFGDLDPRIDAREADLEEGQEFTGFHRLEKDLWTGGLRGDSAAIADRLLADVTEIVGKAKTVELTPLQLANGAKELLDEVATGKITGEEDVFSHTDLWDFAANVEGSRAAVAALRPVVRERDAELASTVDAKFAAVEALLEAQRSGDGYRLYTDLSQEQVKAFAAAVDALGEPVSKVAEVVAQK, from the coding sequence GTGAAGCGAGTCGCAGCCCTCGTCCTGGGCGCGCTGGCGCTGTCGGCGTGCTCGTCCGCGACACCGGAGGCCGCCTCGCCGGGCGGGCCGATCGCGGTGGAGGCGAGCGACAGCGCGTGCGGCGTGGCGCGGACCGAGGCCGACGCGGGCACGATCACGTTCGAGGTGACCAACAGGGGCGCGCGGATCACCGAGTTCTACCTGTACGCCGAGGGCGACCGGATCATGGGCGAGGTCGAGAACATCGCGCCGGGGCTGACCCGCAGGCTGCTGGTGGAGGTGCCGGACGGCGGCGCGTACCAGACCTCGTGCAGGCCGGGCATGGCCGGTGACGGCATCCGGGCCGCGTTCACGGTCAAGGGCGCGGCGGCGCGGCAGGCGGACGCGGACACCCGGCTCGGCGAGGCGACCGCCGGGTACCAGCGGTACGTGAACTCGCAGGCGGACTCGCTGCTGGCCAAGACGACCGAGTTCGCCACCGCCGTGAAGGACGGGAAGGCGGAGGAGGCCAAGGCGCTGTACCCGGTGGCGCGCACCTACTGGGAGCGGATCGAGCCGGTCGCGGAGAGCTTCGGCGACCTGGACCCGAGGATCGACGCTCGGGAGGCGGACCTGGAGGAGGGGCAGGAGTTCACCGGGTTCCACCGGCTGGAGAAGGATTTGTGGACCGGTGGCCTGCGGGGTGACAGCGCGGCGATCGCGGACCGGCTGCTCGCGGACGTGACCGAGATCGTCGGGAAGGCCAAGACCGTCGAGCTGACCCCGCTGCAGCTGGCCAACGGGGCCAAGGAGCTGCTGGACGAGGTGGCCACCGGGAAGATCACCGGCGAGGAGGACGTCTTCTCGCACACGGACCTGTGGGACTTCGCGGCCAACGTGGAGGGCTCGCGGGCGGCGGTCGCGGCGCTGCGGCCGGTGGTGCGGGAGCGGGACGCGGAGCTGGCGTCCACTGTGGACGCGAAGTTCGCCGCGGTGGAGGCGTTGCTGGAGGCCCAGCGCAGCGGTGACGGGTACAGGCTGTACACGGACCTGTCGCAGGAGCAGGTCAAGGCGTTCGCGGCGGCCGTCGACGCGCTGGGCGAGCCGGTCAGCAAGGTCGCCGAGGTGGTGGCGCAGAAGTGA
- the efeB gene encoding iron uptake transporter deferrochelatase/peroxidase subunit has translation MNPEVSPEVGTDGAGARGVSRRRVFGLAGAGVATAGLGAAAGALAVRVVEALPTGAAPSAADPTAAVPFRGEHQAGITTPAQDRMHFVAFDVTTTDREALVGLLRDWTAAAERMTSGLEAAEGGAVGGSPQAPPADTGEALDLPASALTLTIGFGPSLFDGRFGLADRRPEALVDLPRFKGDALDPARSGGDLCVQACANDPQVAVHAVRNLARIGFGRAAVRWSQLGFGRTSSTSTAQATPRNLFGFKDGTNNLKAEDPAALERHVWVGEGDGPAWMTGGTYLVARRIRMHVETWDRAPLAEQEAITGRHKGSGAPLGQRDEFDPVDTSVLGAGGAPVVPVNSHVRLASENLGGARILRRGYNFTDGSDGFGHLDAGLFFVCFNRDSRSQFIPVQRVLAGADPMVEYLEHNGSAHFAVPPGVREGEFWGQALFD, from the coding sequence GTGAACCCGGAAGTGAGCCCGGAAGTGGGCACCGACGGCGCGGGCGCGCGCGGGGTGTCCCGGCGACGGGTGTTCGGCCTGGCGGGCGCGGGTGTCGCGACCGCCGGGCTGGGCGCGGCGGCGGGCGCGCTGGCCGTGCGCGTGGTGGAGGCGCTCCCGACCGGCGCGGCCCCGTCCGCAGCCGACCCGACGGCCGCCGTGCCGTTCCGGGGCGAGCACCAGGCCGGGATCACCACCCCGGCGCAGGACCGGATGCACTTCGTGGCGTTCGACGTCACCACCACCGACCGGGAGGCGCTGGTCGGCCTGCTGCGGGACTGGACCGCCGCCGCCGAGCGGATGACCTCCGGGTTGGAGGCGGCCGAGGGCGGCGCGGTCGGCGGGTCGCCGCAGGCGCCGCCCGCCGACACCGGCGAGGCGCTGGACCTGCCCGCGTCGGCGCTCACCCTGACGATCGGCTTCGGCCCGTCCCTGTTCGACGGCCGGTTCGGGCTGGCGGACCGGCGGCCGGAGGCGCTGGTGGACCTGCCGAGGTTCAAGGGCGACGCGCTGGACCCGGCCAGGTCCGGCGGCGACCTGTGCGTGCAGGCGTGCGCGAACGACCCGCAGGTCGCGGTGCACGCGGTGCGGAACCTGGCGCGGATCGGGTTCGGCCGGGCGGCGGTGCGCTGGTCGCAACTGGGGTTCGGGCGCACCTCGTCCACGTCGACCGCGCAGGCGACCCCGCGCAACCTGTTCGGCTTCAAGGACGGCACGAACAACCTGAAGGCCGAGGACCCGGCGGCGCTGGAGCGGCACGTGTGGGTCGGGGAGGGCGACGGTCCGGCGTGGATGACCGGCGGCACCTACCTGGTGGCGCGGCGGATCCGGATGCACGTGGAGACCTGGGACCGCGCCCCGCTGGCCGAGCAGGAGGCGATCACCGGGCGGCACAAGGGAAGTGGCGCGCCGCTGGGGCAGCGCGACGAGTTCGACCCGGTGGACACCTCGGTGCTCGGGGCGGGCGGGGCTCCGGTGGTGCCGGTGAACTCGCACGTGCGGTTGGCGTCGGAGAACCTGGGCGGGGCGCGCATCCTGCGGCGGGGGTACAACTTCACCGACGGCAGCGACGGCTTCGGGCACCTGGACGCCGGGTTGTTCTTCGTGTGCTTCAACCGGGACAGCCGGAGCCAGTTCATCCCGGTGCAGCGGGTGCTGGCGGGCGCCGATCCGATGGTGGAGTACCTGGAGCACAACGGTTCCGCGCACTTCGCGGTGCCGCCGGGGGTGCGGGAGGGCGAGTTCTGGGGCCAGGCGCTGTTCGACTGA
- a CDS encoding BlaI/MecI/CopY family transcriptional regulator: MTEATRGDTTGGQARRRPGALAAEVLHALVEAGKALTPAEVLERLAPTGARSYSAVVTTLTRLHGKSAVTRVKDGRAYRYSATADPSALVAWRMARLLEAEADHAPVLTRFVRGLSEDDEAVLRRLLADGGA; the protein is encoded by the coding sequence GTGACCGAGGCCACGCGCGGGGACACCACCGGTGGGCAGGCCCGCCGCCGACCGGGCGCGCTGGCGGCGGAGGTCCTGCACGCCCTCGTGGAGGCGGGGAAAGCGCTCACCCCCGCCGAGGTCCTGGAGCGGCTGGCCCCGACGGGCGCGCGCTCGTACAGCGCGGTGGTGACGACGTTGACGCGGCTGCACGGGAAGAGCGCGGTGACGCGGGTCAAGGACGGCCGCGCCTACCGCTACTCGGCGACCGCCGACCCGTCCGCGCTGGTGGCCTGGCGCATGGCCCGCCTGCTGGAGGCGGAGGCGGACCACGCGCCGGTGCTGACCCGGTTCGTGCGCGGGCTCAGCGAGGATGACGAGGCGGTGCTGCGCAGGCTGCTGGCGGACGGTGGGGCCTGA
- a CDS encoding CGNR zinc finger domain-containing protein, which translates to MEDRVHVVEAFLNTLDERTFSRHGEAHAPTDELTDEAALAHWLARHGLVPEGTRPSAAHLAAARELRAALRRSLAEPATTPLAFPLRLVPDGEGNLRVAAEPVAPGVDALLDLVVAAVGDGRWRRVRLCAAPDCRWAFYDTSRNGGGRWCSMAVCGNRTKTKAYRQRRTG; encoded by the coding sequence GTGGAAGATCGGGTGCACGTGGTCGAGGCGTTCCTCAACACGCTCGACGAGCGGACGTTCAGCAGGCACGGGGAGGCGCACGCGCCGACGGACGAGCTGACCGACGAGGCGGCGCTCGCGCACTGGTTGGCGCGCCACGGCCTCGTGCCCGAGGGGACCCGCCCTAGCGCCGCGCACCTGGCGGCGGCGCGGGAGCTGCGCGCCGCGCTGCGCCGCTCGCTGGCGGAGCCTGCCACCACGCCGCTCGCGTTCCCGCTCCGGCTCGTCCCGGACGGCGAGGGGAACCTGCGCGTCGCGGCGGAACCGGTGGCGCCGGGCGTGGACGCGCTGCTGGACCTCGTGGTGGCGGCCGTCGGCGACGGACGGTGGCGGCGGGTGCGGCTGTGCGCGGCCCCGGACTGCCGGTGGGCGTTCTACGACACCTCCCGCAACGGCGGCGGGCGGTGGTGCTCGATGGCGGTGTGCGGCAACCGGACCAAGACGAAGGCGTACCGGCAGCGGCGGACGGGGTGA
- a CDS encoding epoxide hydrolase family protein, whose product MSNHPVLSVSDDDLADLRDRLRRTRWAARWPTPAWEAGTDPDELERLARHWADGYDWRAREAEINALPSHFAEVDGVRLHYLRYDGAGDALPLVLTNGWPSTFYELVGLAERLAARGFTTIVPSLPGYPLSAPRPSLTSTPTHELWHRLMREELGFARYGAHGGDLGAGVSTLLAKAHPESVAGLHLMAVAPPARHDAGSLTDAERAHAGRARTWWDEEGAYEHQHRTRPLTLAPALSDSPVGLLSWVLEKYRAWSHTGLRAHSDDFLLTQASLYWFTNSIGTSLRPYYEHGRAPEPEADRVEAPTAVALFPGDLATPPREWAERTHRVVRWTELPRGGHFAPVEEPELLADDLAGFFGDLR is encoded by the coding sequence GTGTCGAATCACCCGGTTCTCTCCGTGTCCGACGACGACCTGGCAGACCTGCGCGACCGGCTCCGCCGCACCCGCTGGGCCGCGCGCTGGCCCACCCCCGCCTGGGAGGCGGGCACCGACCCCGACGAGCTGGAGCGGTTGGCCCGCCACTGGGCGGACGGCTACGACTGGCGCGCCCGCGAGGCCGAGATCAACGCCCTCCCGTCGCACTTCGCCGAGGTCGACGGCGTCCGGCTGCACTACCTGCGCTACGACGGCGCGGGCGACGCGCTGCCCCTCGTGCTCACCAACGGCTGGCCGAGCACCTTCTACGAGCTGGTCGGACTCGCGGAGCGCTTGGCCGCCAGGGGTTTCACCACGATCGTCCCCTCACTGCCCGGCTACCCGCTCTCCGCGCCCCGGCCGTCGCTCACCTCCACCCCCACCCACGAGCTGTGGCACCGGCTGATGCGCGAGGAGCTGGGCTTCGCCCGCTACGGCGCGCACGGCGGCGACCTCGGCGCGGGCGTGTCGACGCTGCTCGCCAAGGCGCACCCCGAGTCCGTGGCCGGGCTGCACCTGATGGCCGTCGCCCCGCCCGCCCGGCACGACGCCGGATCGCTGACCGACGCCGAGCGCGCGCACGCCGGGCGGGCGCGGACGTGGTGGGACGAGGAGGGCGCGTACGAGCACCAGCACCGGACCCGCCCGCTCACGCTCGCGCCCGCGCTGTCCGACTCGCCGGTCGGCCTGCTGTCGTGGGTCCTGGAGAAGTACCGCGCGTGGAGCCACACCGGGCTGCGCGCGCACAGCGACGACTTCCTGCTCACCCAGGCGTCCCTGTACTGGTTCACGAACTCGATCGGGACGTCGCTGCGGCCGTACTACGAGCACGGTCGCGCGCCGGAGCCCGAGGCCGACCGGGTGGAGGCGCCGACCGCCGTGGCGCTGTTCCCCGGCGACCTGGCGACCCCGCCGAGGGAGTGGGCGGAGCGGACCCACCGGGTCGTGCGGTGGACCGAGCTGCCGCGCGGGGGCCACTTCGCGCCGGTCGAGGAGCCGGAGCTGCTGGCCGACGACCTCGCGGGGTTCTTCGGCGACCTGCGCTGA
- a CDS encoding ABC transporter ATP-binding protein encodes MTTTHTLAVEDLTIGYGDRTVISGLDLEIPPGRITVIVGANACGKSTLLRSMSRLLAPKGGRVLLDGKLVHKTPAKELARVMGLLPQAPIAPEGITVTDLVGRGRHPHQGIMSRWSKEDDVAVAAALDATSTADLAERSVDELSGGQRQRVWIAMVLAQQTDLLLLDEPTTFLDVSHQVEVLDLLTDLNRSRGTTIVMVLHDLNLAARYADHLIALADGALHSAGPAAEVLTEEGVRATFGLDCRVITDPVSGKPLMLPIGRHHSVADGAVADGE; translated from the coding sequence GTGACCACCACCCACACCCTCGCGGTCGAGGACCTGACCATCGGCTACGGGGACCGGACGGTCATCAGCGGGCTCGACCTGGAGATCCCGCCCGGCAGGATCACCGTGATCGTCGGGGCCAACGCGTGCGGCAAGTCCACGCTCCTGCGGTCGATGTCCCGGCTGCTCGCCCCCAAGGGCGGCCGGGTCCTGCTCGACGGCAAGCTCGTGCACAAGACGCCCGCGAAGGAGTTGGCGCGGGTCATGGGCCTGCTGCCGCAGGCGCCGATCGCCCCCGAGGGCATCACCGTGACCGACCTGGTCGGCCGGGGCAGGCACCCGCACCAGGGCATCATGTCCCGCTGGAGCAAGGAGGACGACGTCGCGGTGGCCGCGGCCCTCGACGCCACCTCCACCGCCGACCTGGCCGAGCGCTCGGTCGACGAGCTGTCCGGCGGGCAGCGGCAGCGGGTGTGGATCGCGATGGTCCTGGCCCAGCAGACCGATCTGCTGCTGCTGGACGAGCCCACGACGTTCCTGGACGTGAGCCACCAGGTGGAGGTCCTGGACCTGCTGACCGACCTGAACCGCTCGCGCGGCACGACGATCGTGATGGTCCTGCACGACCTCAACCTCGCCGCCCGCTACGCGGACCACCTGATCGCCCTGGCCGACGGCGCGCTGCACTCGGCTGGTCCGGCGGCGGAGGTGCTGACTGAGGAGGGCGTGCGCGCGACGTTCGGCCTGGACTGCCGCGTGATCACCGACCCGGTCTCCGGCAAGCCGCTCATGCTGCCGATCGGTCGGCACCACTCGGTGGCGGACGGCGCGGTGGCGGACGGCGAGTAG
- a CDS encoding FecCD family ABC transporter permease: protein MTDTATRAAHRDAALGAVAAAAPSTLDAVTRTRRRNARRRRIVIAVLTALILVMIAVSLMFGQRYYPPSDVLAVVLGEQVPGASFTVGRLRLPRTALATLAGLCFGLGGVSFQTMLRNPLASPDIIGISAGASAAAAFAIVVLGLSGATVAAFAIVAGLLIALLVYLLAFKSGGAGTRLVLIGIGTAAMLHSAIDWILTSAGEWDLQEALVWLTGSLNGSSWTDVLPVLLASVVLVPLLLAQTRRLGAMQLGEDAACALGVRVELVRLTVVIASVGLIAFATAACGPIAFVAFLAGPIAARLVGPGGSLLVPAMLVGSLLVLVADYSGQYLLPARYPVGVVTGVLGAPYLIYLIIRTNRAGGSL from the coding sequence GTGACCGACACCGCCACCCGCGCCGCCCACCGCGACGCCGCGCTCGGCGCCGTCGCCGCCGCCGCACCGTCCACACTGGACGCGGTCACCCGCACCCGCCGCCGCAACGCCCGCCGCAGGCGGATCGTCATCGCCGTGCTCACCGCGCTCATCCTGGTGATGATCGCCGTGTCGCTGATGTTCGGCCAGCGGTACTACCCGCCGTCCGACGTCCTCGCGGTCGTCCTCGGCGAGCAGGTGCCCGGCGCCTCGTTCACCGTCGGCAGGCTCCGCCTGCCCCGCACCGCCCTGGCCACCCTGGCGGGCCTGTGCTTCGGGCTCGGCGGCGTGTCCTTCCAGACCATGCTGCGCAACCCCCTGGCCAGCCCCGACATCATCGGGATCAGCGCGGGCGCCTCGGCCGCCGCCGCGTTCGCGATCGTCGTGCTGGGCCTGTCCGGCGCCACCGTCGCCGCGTTCGCGATCGTCGCCGGCCTGCTCATCGCGCTGCTGGTGTACCTGCTGGCGTTCAAGTCCGGCGGCGCGGGCACCCGGCTGGTCCTGATCGGCATCGGCACCGCCGCCATGCTGCACAGCGCCATCGACTGGATCCTCACCAGCGCGGGCGAGTGGGACCTGCAGGAAGCCCTGGTCTGGTTGACCGGCAGCCTCAACGGCTCGTCGTGGACCGACGTCCTGCCCGTGCTGCTCGCCTCGGTCGTGCTCGTGCCGCTGCTGCTGGCGCAGACCCGGCGGCTGGGCGCGATGCAGCTGGGCGAGGACGCGGCGTGCGCGCTGGGCGTGCGCGTGGAGCTGGTCCGGCTCACCGTCGTCATCGCCTCGGTCGGCCTGATCGCCTTCGCCACCGCCGCCTGCGGCCCGATCGCGTTCGTCGCGTTCCTGGCCGGACCCATCGCGGCCAGGCTGGTCGGCCCCGGCGGGTCGCTCCTGGTGCCCGCGATGCTCGTCGGCTCGCTGCTGGTGCTGGTGGCCGACTACAGCGGCCAGTACCTGCTGCCCGCCCGCTACCCGGTCGGCGTCGTCACCGGCGTCCTCGGCGCCCCGTACCTGATCTACCTCATCATCCGCACCAACCGAGCCGGAGGCTCGCTGTGA
- a CDS encoding FecCD family ABC transporter permease has translation MTTATHRSDQGAAERRHPGRVRLTWLVALIVVLAAAALASVVLGARDIGFDDVVAGLGGSQDNLAQAAVAKRVPRTLLAVVVGAALGISGAVMQGVTRNPLADPGILGVNSGASLAIAVGMTSFGLVKASAHIWVAILGAAVTAVLVHTIGSLGRGGPTPLKLALAGAVSSAALTSLISAVVLSRNDISATFRSWQIGGVGGGSYEGIATVLPFLVVGLLLCLATARGLNSLALGDDVAAGLGERVLLTRTLASVGAVVLCGAATAAAGPIGFVGLVLPHLCRLLVGPDHRWLLPLSALGGAALLTTADVVGRVVTRPEEIDVGIITALIGAPFFIWVVRRQKVRSL, from the coding sequence GTGACCACCGCGACCCACCGGTCCGACCAGGGTGCCGCCGAGAGGCGGCACCCTGGTCGTGTCCGGCTCACCTGGCTGGTCGCGCTGATCGTCGTCCTGGCCGCCGCCGCGCTCGCCTCGGTCGTGCTCGGCGCCCGCGACATCGGCTTCGACGACGTCGTCGCGGGCCTGGGCGGCTCCCAGGACAACCTGGCGCAGGCCGCCGTCGCCAAGCGCGTGCCCCGCACCCTGCTCGCCGTCGTCGTCGGCGCCGCGCTCGGCATCTCCGGCGCGGTCATGCAGGGCGTGACCCGCAACCCGTTGGCGGACCCCGGAATCCTCGGCGTGAACTCCGGGGCCTCGCTGGCCATCGCGGTCGGCATGACCTCCTTCGGCCTGGTCAAGGCCTCCGCCCACATCTGGGTGGCCATCCTCGGCGCGGCCGTCACCGCCGTGCTCGTCCACACCATCGGCTCGCTGGGCCGGGGCGGCCCCACGCCGCTCAAGCTCGCGCTCGCGGGCGCCGTGTCGTCGGCCGCGCTCACCTCGCTGATCAGCGCGGTCGTGCTCTCCCGCAACGACATCTCCGCCACGTTCCGCTCCTGGCAGATCGGCGGCGTCGGCGGCGGCTCCTACGAGGGCATCGCCACGGTGCTGCCGTTCCTGGTCGTCGGCCTGCTGCTGTGCCTGGCCACCGCGCGCGGCCTGAACTCCCTGGCGCTGGGCGACGACGTCGCCGCCGGGCTCGGCGAGCGCGTGCTGCTCACCCGCACCCTCGCCTCCGTCGGCGCGGTCGTGCTGTGCGGCGCGGCCACCGCCGCCGCGGGACCGATCGGGTTCGTCGGCCTGGTCCTGCCGCATTTGTGCAGGCTCCTCGTCGGCCCGGACCACCGCTGGCTGCTGCCGCTCTCCGCGCTCGGCGGGGCCGCGCTGCTCACCACCGCCGACGTCGTCGGCCGCGTGGTCACCCGGCCCGAGGAGATCGACGTCGGCATCATCACCGCGCTGATCGGCGCGCCGTTCTTCATCTGGGTAGTCCGCCGACAGAAGGTCCGATCGCTGTGA
- a CDS encoding iron-siderophore ABC transporter substrate-binding protein: MRTHRLRAGAIAAAAAIVLTACSFGGGSDTAASGSQPAGDTGAFPITIEHALGKTTIEAKPERIATVNWANQEVPLALGVVPVGMAKANFGDDDGDGVLPWVSEKLKELGGEAPVLFDETDGIDFEGVANTKPDVILAPYSGLTAEDYKTLSDIAPVVAYPKTAWATPWRESIELSSKAMGRADDGKKLISDIEKQITDAKAKHPRLVGKSAMFMTHFDTTNLSQIGFYTTHDTRAMFFEDLGMTHPKSIADLSATTDKFSLKQSTEQIDVFNDVDIIIGYGDDTVLAALQADPLMSKLPAVANGAVVMLSGSGPAGTAANPTPMSVSWVLDEYAGKIAAAADKVK, translated from the coding sequence GTGCGCACACACCGCCTGCGAGCCGGCGCCATCGCCGCCGCCGCAGCGATCGTCCTCACCGCCTGCTCCTTCGGTGGTGGGTCCGACACCGCCGCTTCCGGCTCGCAGCCGGCCGGGGACACCGGCGCGTTCCCGATCACCATCGAGCACGCCCTCGGCAAGACCACGATCGAGGCCAAGCCCGAGCGCATCGCCACGGTCAACTGGGCCAACCAGGAGGTGCCGCTCGCGCTGGGCGTCGTGCCCGTGGGCATGGCCAAGGCCAACTTCGGCGACGACGACGGCGACGGCGTCCTGCCCTGGGTGTCCGAGAAGCTCAAGGAGCTCGGCGGCGAGGCCCCGGTCCTGTTCGACGAGACCGACGGCATCGACTTCGAGGGCGTGGCCAACACCAAGCCCGACGTCATCCTGGCCCCGTACTCGGGCCTGACCGCCGAGGACTACAAGACCCTCAGCGACATCGCGCCGGTCGTCGCCTACCCGAAGACCGCGTGGGCCACCCCGTGGCGCGAGAGCATCGAGCTCAGCAGCAAGGCCATGGGCCGCGCCGACGACGGCAAGAAGCTGATCTCGGACATCGAGAAGCAGATCACCGACGCCAAGGCCAAGCACCCGCGGCTGGTCGGCAAGTCGGCGATGTTCATGACGCACTTCGACACCACCAACCTGAGCCAGATCGGCTTCTACACCACGCACGACACCCGCGCCATGTTCTTCGAGGACCTGGGCATGACCCACCCGAAGTCCATCGCGGACCTGTCGGCCACCACCGACAAGTTCTCGCTCAAGCAGAGCACCGAGCAGATCGACGTGTTCAACGACGTCGACATCATCATCGGCTACGGCGACGACACCGTCCTGGCCGCGCTCCAGGCCGACCCGCTGATGTCCAAGCTCCCGGCCGTCGCCAACGGCGCCGTCGTGATGCTCTCCGGCAGCGGCCCCGCGGGCACCGCCGCCAACCCCACGCCGATGTCCGTGTCGTGGGTGCTCGACGAGTACGCGGGCAAGATCGCCGCTGCCGCCGACAAGGTGAAGTGA